Proteins co-encoded in one Blastocatellia bacterium genomic window:
- a CDS encoding ATP-dependent 6-phosphofructokinase, with product MAIRTIGVLTGGGDAPGLNPALKAVVYKAAEVNVQVVGIYDGWQGLLDGYCEETLVLEPYMVRRWDRDGGTNIGSSRTNPFRVKPPGGGKPTDRSDEVLRNIERLGLDALIAMGGEDTLGVAHTLCGRGAPIVGVPKTIDNDLSATDYSLGFDTAIRNCVDIIERVRTPAGSHHWVQVVEVMGRHTGHLALWSGMAGGAMMTLIPECPFRYERVYELLDTRLRLGARDRRYPRYAVVVVAEGSTAVDEEVVTIDKERDAFGHVHLGGIGEVLSKRIRENTPYESRAVIPGHAQRGGMPSAVDRLMGRLFGAAAVQAVMEGRFDMMVSSRGIAPACEISMVPLAEAVGQLKLVDVERYYDTEHYTAKL from the coding sequence ATGGCGATTCGAACAATAGGAGTTCTCACAGGTGGTGGCGATGCGCCCGGATTGAATCCGGCGCTCAAAGCGGTCGTTTACAAGGCAGCCGAAGTGAATGTTCAGGTCGTGGGCATTTACGACGGCTGGCAAGGTCTGCTGGATGGTTACTGTGAAGAGACGTTGGTGCTGGAGCCATACATGGTCAGGCGATGGGACCGAGACGGTGGAACCAATATCGGCTCTTCACGGACCAATCCGTTTCGCGTCAAGCCGCCGGGCGGCGGCAAGCCGACGGACCGTTCCGATGAAGTGCTGCGCAACATTGAGCGACTCGGCCTGGATGCGCTCATTGCGATGGGCGGTGAGGACACGCTCGGCGTTGCTCACACGCTGTGTGGGCGAGGCGCGCCGATCGTGGGCGTGCCCAAGACGATTGATAATGATCTGTCAGCGACCGACTACTCATTGGGCTTTGATACGGCGATACGAAATTGTGTGGACATCATCGAACGCGTTCGCACGCCGGCTGGGTCGCATCATTGGGTCCAGGTCGTCGAAGTGATGGGCCGGCACACTGGCCATCTGGCCTTGTGGAGCGGCATGGCCGGCGGCGCAATGATGACGCTCATCCCGGAATGTCCGTTCCGCTATGAACGTGTCTACGAATTGCTCGACACGCGGCTGCGCCTTGGCGCGCGCGACCGGCGTTACCCCCGCTACGCGGTCGTTGTCGTCGCCGAAGGCTCTACAGCCGTTGACGAGGAAGTCGTCACCATTGACAAAGAACGCGACGCCTTTGGTCACGTTCATTTGGGTGGCATCGGCGAAGTCCTCTCCAAACGCATCCGCGAGAATACGCCTTATGAATCGCGCGCCGTCATTCCCGGTCACGCGCAACGCGGGGGTATGCCCAGCGCAGTAGACCGATTAATGGGGCGATTGTTCGGCGCGGCGGCCGTGCAAGCCGTCATGGAAGGCCGATTCGATATGATGGTCAGCAGTCGCGGCATTGCGCCGGCATGCGAGATTTCGATGGTGCCGCTGGCAGAGGCAGTCGGTCAATTGAAGCTGGTTGATGTCGAGCGATACTACGACACGGAACACTACACGGCAAAATTGTAG
- a CDS encoding DEAD/DEAH box helicase family protein: protein MSELTLQFDAGTLVLDGAEQTSSLPTPFHWDERARCWRAPAMAYRQIIEELIRQKTAYCDQARCYQTFQFRVTLDIEPRPYQTEAIARWQQSGRRGVVILPTGAGKSLVAQMAIERVGRSTLIVVPTIDLMNQWYDLLLATFQAEVGLIGGGYFELGALTVTTYASAFRIMERMGNQFGLIIFDECHHLPGSVYRYAAEMAIAPFRLGLTATPERSDGADALLEQLIGPIVYRSTARELAGEYLADYLVERIHVHLSAQERAAYERERAILHAFLDQHGIRLSSLQGWQAFVGASARSEAGRRAMMAYRESKRIALGTNAKLRVLAKLLQRHRRDRVLIFTAENEMVYRIAEQFLIPAITHQTPIKERRHWLHAFNQGDVLALVTSKVLNEGVNIPDASVAVILSGSGSSREHIQRLGRILRKRPDKHAVMYEVVTANTTEERISERRSSSV, encoded by the coding sequence ATGTCCGAACTGACTCTCCAATTTGACGCAGGAACGCTCGTGCTGGATGGAGCTGAGCAAACCAGCTCTCTGCCAACGCCGTTTCACTGGGATGAGCGTGCGCGCTGCTGGCGCGCGCCGGCAATGGCGTATCGTCAAATCATTGAAGAATTGATCCGCCAAAAAACGGCCTATTGTGATCAAGCTCGTTGCTACCAGACGTTCCAGTTCCGCGTCACGCTCGACATTGAGCCGCGCCCCTATCAAACCGAAGCAATAGCCCGCTGGCAGCAGAGCGGGCGACGGGGTGTCGTCATATTACCGACCGGCGCTGGCAAAAGTCTGGTGGCGCAGATGGCCATTGAACGCGTCGGGCGCTCAACGCTCATCGTCGTGCCAACAATTGACCTGATGAACCAGTGGTATGACTTGCTGCTTGCCACATTCCAAGCAGAAGTCGGCTTGATCGGCGGCGGCTACTTTGAACTCGGCGCGTTGACGGTCACGACGTATGCTTCAGCCTTTCGCATCATGGAGCGGATGGGCAATCAATTTGGCTTGATCATTTTCGATGAATGCCATCACTTGCCCGGCAGCGTCTACCGGTATGCTGCCGAGATGGCCATCGCGCCATTTCGACTCGGATTGACGGCGACGCCGGAGCGTTCCGATGGCGCCGATGCCTTGCTTGAGCAGTTGATCGGCCCGATTGTCTATCGGAGCACAGCCCGCGAGCTGGCCGGCGAATACTTGGCCGATTATCTGGTTGAGCGTATCCACGTGCATCTGAGCGCCCAGGAACGCGCGGCCTACGAACGCGAGCGGGCGATCTTGCACGCCTTCTTAGACCAACACGGCATCCGTTTGAGCAGCCTCCAGGGATGGCAAGCATTCGTCGGCGCCAGCGCCCGCAGCGAAGCCGGTCGCCGCGCCATGATGGCCTATCGTGAATCGAAGCGAATTGCGCTGGGCACGAACGCTAAGCTGCGGGTGCTGGCTAAGCTGTTGCAGCGGCATCGGCGAGACCGGGTGCTGATTTTCACCGCCGAAAATGAAATGGTCTATCGCATTGCCGAGCAGTTTCTGATCCCGGCGATCACTCATCAGACGCCCATTAAAGAACGTCGTCATTGGTTACACGCGTTCAACCAAGGCGACGTGCTGGCGTTGGTCACGTCGAAAGTCCTTAACGAAGGTGTGAACATCCCTGATGCCTCTGTGGCTGTCATCTTGTCAGGTTCCGGCTCATCGCGCGAACACATTCAACGACTCGGACGCATTTTGCGCAAACGTCCTGACAAGCACGCCGTCATGTATGAAGTGGTGACGGCGAACACAACAGAGGAGCGCATCAGCGAGCGCCGCAGCAGCAGTGTGTAA
- a CDS encoding ascorbate-dependent monooxygenase produces the protein MKKSIVLAAMVVVGFWMTESRPLIGRSAAPSQATPTFNKEVIRILQNNCQVCHRPGDIAPFSLMTYEETWPWAERIREVTESRYMPPWKPADGCGDFQFERKLTQQEIDTLARWVEVGAPEGDPADLPPPLEFPDQWRLGQPNVVLELPTDFMPDPYGQDVYRCFSLPTPFTRDQWISAVDIQPGNRAIVHHVLLFVDRRGQSAALDEQDVGPGYSCFGGPGVEPANETEGVEFLLGAWAPGAQPLVAPDQVAFKVPAGARIVIQMHYRPNGRPESDRTKVGLYFPTTPIKKQFRTLPILNRNFTIPAGAERHRVTATFRIPSFIDFHGWLIAPHMHLLGREIKVTAKPLNRPLQCLIHIKDWDFNWQDGYWFEKPVPLPRNTTITVEAYYDNSANNPLNPNSPPQPVSWGERTVDEMCLVFLGFTVDAEQLGPNGESNLSEDAKQFLKAIEEQSVFCRPQ, from the coding sequence ATGAAGAAATCAATTGTGTTGGCAGCGATGGTGGTTGTTGGTTTCTGGATGACCGAATCACGTCCATTGATTGGACGAAGTGCAGCGCCAAGTCAGGCGACACCGACATTCAACAAAGAGGTCATACGAATTTTGCAAAACAACTGTCAGGTATGTCATCGCCCCGGTGATATTGCGCCGTTCTCGCTGATGACCTACGAAGAAACGTGGCCGTGGGCTGAACGCATCCGCGAGGTTACCGAGTCACGCTATATGCCGCCGTGGAAACCGGCCGATGGATGTGGCGATTTTCAATTTGAGCGTAAGCTGACCCAGCAAGAGATTGACACGCTGGCACGATGGGTCGAAGTCGGCGCGCCGGAAGGCGATCCGGCAGACTTGCCGCCGCCGCTTGAATTTCCTGACCAGTGGCGGCTGGGCCAGCCTAATGTGGTGTTGGAGCTGCCAACAGACTTCATGCCTGATCCCTACGGACAGGACGTCTACCGCTGCTTCAGCTTGCCCACGCCGTTCACCCGCGATCAATGGATCAGCGCCGTTGACATTCAGCCCGGCAATCGCGCGATTGTGCATCATGTGCTGCTGTTTGTGGATCGGCGTGGACAATCCGCCGCGTTGGATGAGCAAGATGTCGGGCCAGGCTATTCCTGCTTCGGCGGACCGGGCGTCGAGCCGGCGAATGAAACTGAAGGCGTAGAATTTCTGCTCGGCGCGTGGGCACCGGGCGCGCAACCGCTCGTAGCCCCTGATCAGGTGGCCTTCAAAGTCCCAGCAGGCGCGCGCATTGTCATTCAGATGCACTATCGCCCCAACGGCCGACCGGAAAGCGACCGCACCAAAGTCGGATTGTATTTCCCCACCACGCCTATCAAGAAGCAATTTCGCACGCTTCCTATTCTCAATCGCAATTTCACCATTCCGGCCGGCGCTGAACGACATCGCGTGACCGCCACATTCCGTATCCCGTCGTTCATTGATTTCCACGGCTGGCTGATCGCGCCACACATGCATTTACTGGGCCGAGAAATCAAAGTGACCGCCAAGCCGCTCAATCGCCCGCTTCAATGCCTGATCCATATCAAAGATTGGGATTTCAACTGGCAAGACGGCTATTGGTTTGAGAAACCGGTGCCGCTGCCGAGGAATACCACGATTACTGTTGAAGCCTACTATGACAACTCGGCTAACAATCCGCTCAATCCGAATTCGCCGCCGCAGCCCGTCAGTTGGGGCGAGCGAACCGTTGACGAAATGTGTCTTGTCTTTTTGGGCTTTACGGTGGATGCCGAGCAATTAGGCCCAAATGGCGAATCGAATCTCAGTGAAGATGCCAAGCAATTTCTTAAAGCGATTGAGGAACAATCGGTGTTTTGCCGTCCACAGTGA
- a CDS encoding YceI family protein: protein MQLNKIASAIIMSLMWTGVAWGADNYVIDPVHSTVGFAVRHLVISNVKGKFKEFSGTIAYDPQDITKSSVTVTIKAASIDTGDNERDKHLRSADFLAADQYPEIKFVSKRIQKKGSGYICVGDLTIRGVTKEVAIPFKITGTIKDPWGNTRLGAEGSLSINRQHYGVSWNRNLDAGGVVVGDTVNIELIVEAIKKK, encoded by the coding sequence ATGCAACTGAACAAAATCGCTTCAGCGATCATCATGAGTTTGATGTGGACCGGCGTCGCCTGGGGCGCCGACAACTATGTCATTGACCCTGTGCACAGCACTGTTGGGTTTGCCGTCCGGCATTTGGTCATTAGCAACGTCAAGGGCAAGTTCAAAGAGTTCTCAGGAACGATTGCTTATGATCCGCAAGACATCACCAAATCATCTGTCACGGTGACCATCAAAGCTGCCAGCATTGATACCGGTGATAATGAGCGAGACAAGCACCTGCGCAGCGCCGATTTTCTCGCGGCTGATCAATATCCAGAGATCAAATTCGTCAGCAAACGGATTCAAAAAAAGGGCAGTGGCTATATCTGCGTGGGTGACTTGACAATTCGCGGGGTGACCAAAGAAGTCGCCATTCCGTTCAAGATCACCGGCACGATTAAAGACCCATGGGGAAATACCCGCTTAGGCGCAGAAGGCAGTTTGTCTATCAACCGTCAGCATTACGGCGTCTCGTGGAATAGGAATTTAGACGCCGGCGGGGTGGTCGTTGGCGATACAGTCAATATCGAACTGATCGTCGAGGCGATCAAGAAAAAATAG
- a CDS encoding intradiol ring-cleavage dioxygenase, with protein sequence MTQTDHSGNRIVAPSKTERLLNRRATLRLIGGAGATALVGLSDSGKGRLGDDAHAAALLTPAQIPCVVRPSQTEGPFFVDERLERSDIRTDPMTNMVKPGVPLRLAMTVYRVDGSACTPLTGAYVDVWHCDALGLYSDVRDRSFDTRGQMFLRGYQITDQNGHVEFITIYPGWYSGRTVHIHFKVRLFAGTQRTFEFTSQLYFDDAITDVVHAQPPYNTKGPRDTRNNRDGIYTQNNSGAQLLLNLNKCVEGYVATFDIGLRMS encoded by the coding sequence ATGACACAAACTGATCACTCTGGCAATCGGATTGTAGCGCCTTCAAAGACTGAGCGGTTGCTGAACCGACGGGCGACGCTGCGCCTCATTGGGGGAGCGGGCGCCACTGCCTTGGTCGGGCTGAGCGATTCAGGCAAGGGCCGATTGGGAGACGATGCCCATGCCGCTGCTCTTCTCACCCCTGCCCAGATTCCCTGCGTGGTGCGACCTTCGCAAACCGAAGGGCCATTCTTCGTTGATGAGCGGCTTGAGCGCTCTGACATCCGGACGGACCCCATGACCAACATGGTGAAACCTGGCGTGCCGCTGCGGCTGGCGATGACCGTCTATCGAGTGGACGGCAGTGCGTGCACGCCGCTGACGGGCGCTTACGTGGATGTTTGGCACTGCGATGCGTTAGGTCTTTATTCGGACGTACGCGATCGCTCGTTTGATACCAGAGGTCAGATGTTCTTGCGCGGTTATCAAATCACCGACCAAAATGGCCACGTGGAATTCATCACCATTTATCCAGGATGGTACAGCGGTCGGACTGTTCACATTCACTTCAAAGTTCGGTTGTTTGCAGGCACACAACGAACCTTTGAGTTTACTTCACAGCTCTACTTTGACGATGCCATCACCGATGTGGTCCATGCGCAGCCTCCGTATAACACCAAAGGCCCGCGCGACACACGAAATAATCGAGATGGCATCTATACGCAGAACAATTCTGGGGCCCAGTTGCTGCTTAATCTGAACAAGTGCGTTGAAGGTTATGTGGCGACGTTCGATATTGGTCTCAGAATGAGCTAA
- a CDS encoding HAMP domain-containing histidine kinase, translating into MQRIRWRPNLLGILFGILLALLIVSGWLVYRWVNRVSVADRLQQKELVETALHNVDREFSGALQEALSMFRPVSRQRTMSDVESVVAEAYAQWRSTAAHPQLIKQISVVTIEPDDSLTYRRFELEGRQFNPQPWPEPLNDLRHQLQEIQQRRVPPRPVRSPHPPLMFSQDTPVMVFPLLTVATGTARPLTHRNERVDSPASIRVAHRHGLGSPRQEQSGPPAAARQTQHERRQDGERERPGGPPPPRAGHPPPAIELMGWCLVELDAAFLQQQFLPELVKRHFSSAELSKYRLAVVTGNSPRLLYTSDTALTSDELLSVDAATILMKPMSPVATNQPDARRENETAAAANAPADAWQLVAKHTAGSIDAAVNATRRRNLGIGFGLLGLVGSGTALLMWTAHRARALAQREMELVAGVSHELRTPLSAIQSAGFNLSSGRVKDADRVQQYGMMIQTESRRLSGMIEQMLSYAGIQSGRKQYEFVPTSVAELIRRLLAEYAPVFEDAGWHVETQIQEPLPLIEADPPALESAIKNLLENALKYAAEGKWLRLSARAVSKANRPEIEISVEDRGPGIDPQDKPHLFDPFYRGRGLAASAIPGVGLGLSLVQRHVQAHRGRLSVKTAPGHGTTFTIHLPALPDSGE; encoded by the coding sequence ATGCAACGCATACGATGGAGACCAAACCTACTAGGAATTCTGTTTGGCATCTTACTTGCCCTGCTGATCGTTTCTGGGTGGTTGGTCTATCGCTGGGTTAATCGCGTGAGCGTGGCGGATCGCCTCCAGCAGAAAGAGCTTGTGGAGACGGCGCTCCACAATGTTGATCGTGAATTTTCTGGGGCGCTTCAGGAGGCGCTCTCAATGTTTCGGCCCGTTTCTCGGCAGCGGACCATGAGCGATGTAGAGTCGGTGGTTGCCGAAGCGTATGCCCAATGGCGCAGCACGGCCGCGCATCCGCAACTGATCAAACAAATCAGCGTGGTCACCATTGAGCCAGATGATAGCCTCACCTATCGCCGCTTCGAGCTTGAAGGGCGTCAGTTCAACCCGCAACCGTGGCCTGAGCCGCTGAATGATCTTCGCCATCAGTTGCAGGAAATACAGCAGAGGCGCGTGCCGCCTCGACCGGTTCGCTCGCCTCATCCCCCGCTTATGTTTTCTCAGGACACGCCGGTGATGGTGTTTCCGCTGCTGACCGTTGCAACCGGCACGGCGCGGCCACTGACGCATCGCAATGAACGAGTGGATTCGCCAGCTTCTATCAGAGTAGCGCATCGTCACGGCTTGGGCTCGCCTCGTCAAGAGCAGTCAGGGCCGCCGGCGGCGGCAAGGCAAACTCAGCATGAACGACGGCAAGACGGTGAACGAGAACGACCGGGCGGGCCCCCACCGCCACGAGCAGGCCACCCACCGCCGGCTATTGAATTGATGGGGTGGTGCCTTGTTGAACTGGACGCCGCCTTCCTGCAACAGCAATTTCTCCCAGAGCTGGTCAAACGACATTTCAGCAGCGCCGAGCTGTCGAAGTATCGGCTGGCTGTGGTCACTGGCAATTCGCCGCGCCTGCTTTACACTTCAGACACGGCGCTGACCTCCGACGAGCTACTCTCGGTAGATGCTGCTACCATCTTGATGAAGCCGATGTCACCAGTGGCGACGAACCAGCCCGATGCACGGCGCGAAAACGAGACAGCGGCAGCCGCCAATGCGCCAGCCGATGCTTGGCAACTGGTCGCCAAGCACACGGCCGGTTCGATTGACGCGGCCGTGAACGCGACCCGGCGTCGCAATCTAGGCATCGGCTTTGGACTGCTCGGTCTTGTTGGCAGCGGCACAGCGTTGCTGATGTGGACAGCGCACCGCGCGCGGGCCTTAGCACAACGCGAAATGGAATTGGTGGCCGGCGTCTCGCACGAGCTGCGCACGCCGTTGTCGGCCATTCAGTCGGCTGGATTCAACCTGTCGAGCGGGCGCGTCAAAGATGCTGACCGCGTCCAGCAGTACGGCATGATGATTCAGACGGAAAGCCGCCGACTCTCAGGGATGATCGAGCAAATGCTGAGCTACGCCGGTATTCAATCAGGCCGTAAGCAGTACGAATTTGTCCCGACATCGGTCGCCGAGCTGATCCGTCGTCTGCTGGCCGAGTACGCACCGGTCTTTGAGGACGCTGGCTGGCACGTTGAGACGCAGATTCAGGAGCCGCTGCCGCTCATTGAGGCTGATCCGCCAGCGTTGGAAAGCGCGATTAAGAATTTGCTTGAAAATGCCCTGAAGTATGCCGCCGAAGGAAAGTGGCTTCGCTTGAGCGCCCGCGCCGTGTCAAAGGCGAATCGGCCGGAGATCGAAATCAGCGTTGAAGATCGTGGCCCGGGCATTGACCCGCAAGATAAGCCTCACCTGTTCGACCCGTTCTATCGTGGTCGAGGATTGGCTGCATCGGCCATTCCCGGCGTTGGCCTGGGGTTGAGCCTCGTGCAACGCCACGTGCAAGCGCATCGCGGGCGGCTCAGCGTCAAAACTGCGCCCGGACATGGAACCACATTCACGATCCATCTGCCGGCTCTACCGGATTCAGGTGAATGA
- a CDS encoding response regulator transcription factor, giving the protein MNKTSRRLLLVEDELGLVMTLTDLLTSEAYQVETAHDGQKALDMALDGRFDLIILDIMLPGKNGFDVCRDLRQRGVQTPILMLTARGQIVDKVLGFKLGADDYLTKPFDPSELLARIEALLRRAPAADTAKMPETFQFGSVVVDVPRTSVQRNGQPVELSAREFELLCYFIQHRGLTVSREQLLRDVWGYDAAVVTRTVDVHVGLLRQKLEDDPKNPRHFLTVRGFGYKFVDENP; this is encoded by the coding sequence ATGAATAAGACGTCACGTCGCCTGTTGCTGGTTGAAGACGAATTGGGACTGGTCATGACGTTGACCGATCTGTTGACCAGCGAAGCGTATCAGGTCGAAACGGCGCATGATGGGCAGAAAGCCCTCGACATGGCCTTGGATGGGCGATTTGATCTGATCATTCTCGATATCATGTTGCCGGGAAAAAACGGATTTGATGTATGCCGTGATTTGCGTCAGCGCGGCGTGCAAACGCCGATTCTGATGCTGACCGCGCGTGGGCAGATTGTAGACAAGGTGCTGGGATTCAAACTGGGGGCTGACGATTACCTGACCAAACCGTTTGATCCTTCGGAACTGCTGGCCCGCATCGAGGCGCTGTTGCGCCGAGCGCCGGCAGCCGATACAGCCAAGATGCCTGAGACATTTCAATTCGGGTCTGTGGTGGTGGATGTGCCTCGCACCAGCGTGCAGCGGAACGGTCAACCGGTAGAACTCTCGGCGCGCGAGTTTGAGCTTCTCTGTTATTTCATTCAACATCGCGGCCTCACGGTCTCGCGCGAGCAATTATTGCGGGACGTGTGGGGCTACGACGCGGCTGTCGTGACGCGCACGGTAGATGTTCACGTCGGCTTGCTGCGTCAAAAGCTCGAAGATGATCCCAAAAATCCTCGTCATTTCTTGACCGTGCGCGGGTTCGGCTACAAGTTCGTGGACGAAAATCCATAG
- the trxB gene encoding thioredoxin-disulfide reductase, producing MTEQNGHASPAPDLSAFAAIDFSAAEHRTVIIIGTGPAGLTAALYAARANLNPLVLRGPEPGGQLITTTEVENYPGFPNGILGPELMQLFEQQAARFGADLRFGTITAVDFSQRPFRLLQDGKKPLLADAVIIATGASAKYIGLENEKRLIGRGVSACATCDGAFFKGLELAVVGGGDTAMEESLFLTRFSPRVYVIHRRDQLRASKIMQERARANEKITFIWNTVVEDVLGDTQVEGVVLRNVKTGDISTLPVKGLFVAIGHKPNTDIFRGWLDMDEIGYIRTRPGSTYTTIPGVFACGDAQDRVYRQAVTAAGSGCMAAIDAERWLAEHLNA from the coding sequence ATGACTGAACAAAACGGGCATGCGTCGCCCGCGCCAGATCTTTCTGCGTTCGCTGCCATTGATTTTTCTGCTGCTGAACATCGCACGGTGATCATCATCGGCACCGGCCCAGCCGGACTGACGGCGGCGCTTTACGCAGCGCGAGCGAATTTGAACCCGCTGGTCCTGAGAGGCCCGGAGCCGGGCGGGCAATTGATCACCACGACCGAGGTGGAAAACTACCCTGGATTTCCCAACGGGATACTGGGGCCGGAGTTAATGCAGTTGTTTGAGCAACAGGCCGCGCGCTTTGGCGCTGACCTGCGCTTCGGAACGATTACGGCTGTGGACTTCTCACAGCGGCCATTCCGCTTGTTGCAAGACGGCAAGAAGCCGCTGCTGGCCGATGCCGTGATCATTGCCACCGGCGCGTCAGCCAAGTATATCGGCTTAGAAAATGAGAAACGGCTGATCGGTCGTGGCGTCTCAGCGTGTGCCACATGCGACGGCGCATTCTTCAAAGGATTGGAGCTGGCCGTCGTCGGCGGCGGAGATACGGCGATGGAAGAGTCGCTCTTCCTGACCCGATTCTCGCCCAGAGTCTACGTCATCCATCGGCGTGACCAATTGCGTGCGTCAAAGATCATGCAGGAGCGCGCGCGGGCTAACGAGAAAATCACGTTCATCTGGAACACCGTCGTTGAGGACGTATTGGGAGATACGCAGGTCGAAGGAGTGGTCTTGAGGAACGTCAAAACAGGCGACATCTCGACGCTGCCTGTGAAAGGCTTATTCGTCGCCATCGGGCACAAGCCCAACACCGATATTTTCCGCGGCTGGCTTGACATGGATGAGATCGGATATATTCGGACCCGTCCCGGCTCCACATACACCACTATCCCCGGTGTCTTCGCCTGTGGCGATGCGCAAGATCGAGTGTATCGCCAAGCCGTCACCGCGGCGGGGAGCGGCTGCATGGCTGCTATTGATGCGGAGCGATGGTTGGCCGAGCACTTGAACGCATAG
- a CDS encoding Spy/CpxP family protein refolding chaperone, with protein MKNKIMIALSSILLLTSGVVYAATDVTQTSVVKPATVQDEHAPGYGPGGRRHRRLAARIARRLDLTEAQKEQIKAIHQAEKQTIKPLLDQLQAIHRQLRAMTGSEPFNEAQVRALAEQKAKVIAELTVARERIKSKVMAVLTPEQRAKLNQMRERARERFLRHLSN; from the coding sequence ATGAAGAACAAGATCATGATTGCCCTGAGCTCGATCCTGTTGCTCACTTCCGGCGTAGTCTATGCGGCAACGGACGTGACTCAAACGAGCGTCGTCAAGCCGGCTACCGTTCAGGATGAACATGCGCCTGGCTATGGCCCCGGTGGACGGCGTCACCGGCGCCTGGCAGCTCGCATTGCTCGCCGGTTGGACCTGACGGAGGCGCAAAAAGAACAAATCAAGGCTATCCATCAAGCGGAAAAGCAGACCATCAAACCGTTGCTCGACCAGCTTCAGGCGATTCACCGTCAACTGCGCGCTATGACCGGCAGCGAGCCGTTCAATGAAGCGCAGGTCCGCGCACTGGCCGAGCAGAAGGCGAAAGTCATCGCTGAGCTGACGGTCGCACGCGAGCGCATCAAATCAAAAGTGATGGCCGTTTTGACGCCGGAGCAACGAGCCAAACTCAACCAAATGCGCGAGCGGGCACGTGAGCGCTTCCTCAGACACCTGTCTAATTGA
- a CDS encoding CoA transferase — MMKQALEGICIVDLSRLLPGPYCSMLLADLGAEVIKVEDPHLGDPTRWTPPQTHDTGIVFLNLNRNKRSLTLNLKDPRGVAIFHRLAERADVILETFRPGVMDRLGIGYKAIAAINPQIVYCSLTGYGQSGPYRDRSGHDLNYISLAGILGLTTDQEGRPTIPGTQIADLAGAMAATIAILAALLARQRLGHGQYIDVAMTDVAVSLLTVAAASAFAGHPLPVGGRFELNGRFPFFNIYETSDGGFVSLGALEPKFWQEFCRVVGRADWLDKQFVSDQEREHLFAELRQLFRSKSRREWQEIFADADACCEPVLSLDEAFSHPQVQHRQMIVDVPEPGRGTVRHLASPLKLSETPPSIRTPAPQLGQHTLTILHELGYTEAECQELKQAGVI; from the coding sequence ATGATGAAGCAAGCTTTGGAAGGAATTTGCATCGTTGATCTATCGCGGCTGCTGCCCGGTCCCTATTGCTCGATGCTCTTGGCCGACCTGGGCGCTGAGGTGATTAAAGTGGAAGACCCGCATCTGGGCGACCCAACACGTTGGACACCGCCTCAGACGCACGACACCGGCATTGTATTTCTCAATCTCAATCGCAATAAGCGCAGCTTGACGCTCAATCTGAAAGACCCGCGTGGCGTCGCCATTTTTCATCGGCTCGCCGAGCGGGCTGATGTCATCCTGGAAACATTTCGGCCGGGCGTCATGGATCGTCTGGGCATCGGCTACAAGGCGATTGCGGCCATCAATCCACAGATCGTCTATTGTTCGCTCACCGGTTATGGGCAAAGCGGGCCGTACCGTGACCGGAGCGGCCACGACCTGAATTACATTAGTCTGGCCGGTATTCTGGGACTCACCACCGATCAAGAAGGCCGACCCACGATTCCGGGAACACAGATCGCTGACCTGGCCGGCGCGATGGCGGCTACGATTGCCATCCTGGCCGCTCTGCTGGCACGCCAGCGATTAGGTCATGGGCAGTACATTGACGTGGCCATGACTGACGTGGCCGTCAGCCTGCTGACTGTCGCAGCGGCCAGCGCGTTTGCCGGCCACCCGTTACCGGTCGGCGGACGCTTTGAGCTGAACGGACGATTCCCCTTCTTCAACATCTACGAGACAAGCGACGGAGGCTTTGTGTCGCTGGGCGCGCTCGAACCTAAATTCTGGCAGGAGTTCTGCCGCGTCGTTGGGCGAGCGGACTGGCTGGACAAGCAATTTGTTTCTGATCAAGAGCGCGAGCACTTGTTCGCCGAGCTGCGTCAGCTCTTCCGCTCCAAGTCGCGCCGCGAGTGGCAAGAGATTTTCGCCGACGCCGATGCTTGCTGTGAACCGGTTCTCTCACTCGATGAGGCCTTCTCGCACCCACAGGTACAACATCGTCAGATGATCGTTGACGTGCCGGAGCCGGGACGTGGCACCGTTCGACATTTAGCCTCGCCGTTGAAATTGTCCGAGACACCACCCTCAATACGAACGCCAGCGCCTCAGCTTGGTCAGCACACGCTCACGATCCTACACGAGCTCGGTTATACGGAGGCTGAATGTCAGGAATTGAAGCAGGCCGGCGTCATTTGA